In Fortiea contorta PCC 7126, one genomic interval encodes:
- a CDS encoding RNA polymerase sigma factor SigF produces the protein MPTTVTNELKHEIWQILREYQKSRSETVRNQLVQLNFGLVRKEAHYWMNQCHESYEDLLQVGCLGLIRAVERFEISKGHAFSSFAIPYIRGEIQHYLRDKGVTVRIPRRYLALQQQAIGVSRSLRAKYNRPPTDSELAAALEISLNEWQEIKLAWVNRAPLSLDVPVQDGEEGSTCLGELVPDPRYRSFQLAQEDRLRLQQALVQLEKHTREVLECVFLHDLTQKQVAEHLGISVVTVSRRVKKGLDSLKHIMGAVDG, from the coding sequence ATGCCTACTACAGTCACCAATGAACTGAAGCACGAGATTTGGCAGATTTTGCGAGAATACCAAAAATCTCGCTCAGAAACTGTTCGTAATCAACTGGTGCAACTAAATTTTGGACTTGTGAGAAAAGAAGCTCACTATTGGATGAATCAATGTCATGAGAGCTATGAAGACTTACTCCAAGTAGGTTGTTTGGGTTTAATTAGAGCTGTGGAAAGATTTGAAATTTCTAAGGGACATGCTTTTAGTTCCTTTGCTATTCCTTATATTCGCGGTGAAATTCAACATTATCTCCGCGATAAAGGCGTCACTGTCAGAATTCCTCGGCGTTATCTAGCTTTGCAACAGCAAGCAATCGGAGTTTCGCGCTCTTTGCGCGCCAAATACAATCGCCCACCCACTGATTCTGAACTAGCAGCAGCACTAGAAATTTCTCTTAATGAATGGCAAGAAATTAAGTTGGCCTGGGTGAATCGTGCTCCTTTAAGCTTAGATGTACCAGTGCAGGATGGAGAGGAAGGGTCTACATGTTTGGGAGAATTAGTTCCCGATCCTCGCTACCGCAGCTTTCAACTGGCGCAAGAAGACCGATTGCGTTTACAACAAGCTTTGGTTCAGCTAGAAAAACACACCCGCGAAGTTTTGGAATGCGTGTTTTTGCATGATTTAACCCAAAAACAAGTGGCAGAACATCTGGGAATTAGTGTAGTTACGGTTTCTCGCCGAGTCAAGAAAGGGTTGGATTCATTGAAACACATTATGGGTGCGGTGGATGGTTAA
- a CDS encoding FHA domain-containing protein, with translation MQIQLRWEDSVTGEHWDVTFTLPVALGSKPEAMPNRLNNQPVDQLLLQSKVVSRYHALIALENDQLVITDKSTNGSYLNGKWFNKSHHSFQSGDCLKIGPYVITLTLVAEVESEGTEVMPHESSVFVPSQVAQARGGSAGQNNQPDSGMFFEPETDLLEYRLHKKPQSLPLPNIFGSSHVAIAEIKRIILHSNYEEKDYVAIGGGMGSFAWVDTIRISGVKSEQIRVIGRGDSKPYHRYRLLCRNSQIPEDYERIRSNSDSCPDNIWGWPGYALREAWRDIVSGNLSHAFKCLWQVFAEPLLSTDTYTPIAGDVYTSLDREAKRINWKSMWRAGDVKLIRKTDDGRYVIIYSLAGSTEDEYQILVAKYINLAIGYASVKFLPDLLEYRETTGDRKSVVNAYENHEHVYQYLKKHGGIVIIRGRGIVASRIIQRLNEVRQQTKNNQVTIIHIMQSPNPEGAKFGQARRYVENNWEFQPFNWPKAAWGGDLRKILATAKPPERYKMLQDWGGTTTADRSDWRRLIRNGLHSKEQWYQIYFGRVEKVERNAEGKLNILIAGSNIKNQIRLDIPAADFIIDATGLDANPIASPLINDLIQRYHIPLNSSGRIEVTNEFEIKDMRSKKVGRIFAAGSMTLGGSYAPVDSFLGLQYAAQRSAEALARIGAPGIKYLEGIGSFWQWIKWATNQQP, from the coding sequence ATGCAAATTCAACTACGTTGGGAAGATTCCGTGACTGGCGAGCATTGGGATGTGACTTTTACTCTACCAGTAGCGCTTGGTAGTAAGCCAGAAGCAATGCCGAATCGTTTAAACAACCAACCAGTAGACCAACTCCTACTTCAAAGTAAAGTTGTGTCAAGATATCATGCCTTAATAGCATTGGAGAATGACCAGTTAGTTATTACTGATAAAAGTACCAATGGCAGCTACTTAAATGGTAAATGGTTTAATAAATCACATCATTCTTTTCAAAGTGGCGATTGTCTCAAAATCGGGCCATACGTAATTACCCTGACTTTAGTGGCTGAAGTAGAATCGGAGGGGACAGAAGTTATGCCCCATGAATCAAGTGTTTTTGTACCTTCTCAAGTAGCACAAGCGCGGGGTGGAAGTGCAGGACAAAACAACCAGCCAGATTCAGGAATGTTTTTTGAGCCAGAAACAGACTTGTTAGAGTATCGCTTGCACAAAAAACCACAATCTTTACCTCTACCAAATATTTTTGGTTCTAGCCATGTAGCGATCGCAGAAATTAAACGTATTATTTTACACAGTAATTACGAAGAAAAAGATTACGTTGCCATCGGTGGTGGCATGGGGAGCTTCGCTTGGGTAGATACTATCAGAATTTCTGGTGTTAAGTCCGAACAAATTCGGGTAATTGGGCGTGGTGATAGCAAACCATATCATCGTTATCGTTTATTGTGCCGCAATTCCCAAATTCCAGAGGACTATGAACGGATTCGTTCTAATTCTGACTCTTGTCCTGATAATATTTGGGGTTGGCCTGGATATGCGCTTCGGGAAGCCTGGAGGGATATTGTTTCTGGTAATCTTAGCCATGCATTCAAGTGCTTGTGGCAAGTTTTCGCTGAACCTTTACTAAGTACGGATACTTACACGCCAATTGCAGGTGATGTTTATACTTCACTGGACAGAGAAGCCAAGCGCATCAATTGGAAGTCTATGTGGCGTGCCGGGGATGTCAAACTTATCCGGAAAACAGATGATGGTCGATATGTGATTATTTATTCTCTAGCTGGTAGTACAGAAGATGAATACCAAATTTTAGTTGCTAAGTATATTAACTTAGCAATCGGTTATGCCTCTGTTAAATTTTTACCAGATTTATTAGAATATCGAGAAACTACAGGCGATCGCAAATCAGTAGTCAACGCCTACGAAAATCACGAGCATGTTTATCAGTATTTAAAAAAACACGGAGGAATAGTAATTATTCGGGGTAGAGGAATTGTGGCTTCTCGGATTATTCAGCGGTTGAATGAAGTTCGTCAACAGACTAAAAATAATCAAGTCACGATTATTCATATTATGCAATCGCCAAACCCAGAAGGTGCAAAATTTGGTCAAGCTAGGCGTTATGTCGAAAATAATTGGGAATTTCAGCCTTTCAACTGGCCTAAAGCTGCATGGGGCGGGGATCTGCGTAAAATCCTCGCAACTGCCAAACCACCAGAACGTTATAAAATGTTACAAGACTGGGGAGGTACGACTACTGCTGATAGAAGCGACTGGCGACGGCTAATTCGTAATGGGCTGCATAGCAAAGAACAATGGTATCAAATTTATTTTGGCCGAGTCGAAAAAGTTGAGCGCAATGCAGAAGGAAAGCTCAATATATTAATTGCTGGTAGTAATATTAAAAACCAAATTCGTCTTGATATTCCAGCTGCGGATTTTATTATTGATGCTACAGGACTAGACGCGAATCCGATTGCCAGTCCTCTAATCAATGATTTAATTCAGCGTTATCATATCCCGCTAAACTCTTCAGGACGTATAGAAGTTACAAACGAATTTGAAATTAAGGATATGCGTAGCAAAAAAGTGGGACGTATATTTGCTGCAGGAAGTATGACTTTAGGTGGGTCATATGCACCAGTAGATAGTTTTTTAGGTTTACAATATGCAGCACAACGTTCCGCCGAGGCTTTAGCCAGAATAGGCGCACCGGGAATCAAATATCTTGAAGGAATCGGTTCATTTTGGCAGTGGATTAAATGGGCAACTAATCAACAACCATGA
- a CDS encoding serine/threonine-protein kinase: MHVQNEILAGRYQILKLLGSKGFTEAYLAQDKFLPEKPLCIVKQLKPRSLEPETLEAARNLFATEAEVLNKLGSHDQIPGLLAYFEKNQEFYLIEEFVDGDNLESDLEQKQKLSAEKVSILLQEVLEVLKFVHLANVIHRDIKPSNIIRRRHDKKIVLIGFGAVKQMYTQIVTPEGVTSFTMPVGTRGYMPYEQQGGKPRFSSDIYALGITAIQALTGVNPSQLTENSQTGEIDWRSQFINPQTGVYQQTISDGLAAIIDKMVKSHYRDRYQTVDEVLNDLRNQPTSEFSSHISGNDDSSSSASFIKPIRNKKNLLIPVSIAIILATAGVITYFISSRNNSQVAISRPTPPVITTTPTSAEPTTATGFVERGNQRLDSFEAAAALADFDKALQLQPNSIDASSGKSTTQGRQFLNENKFNEALTEFEKAIKIQQNNYRAWVGKGDALLSFSKYNEALSAYDQAATIQPKYIPAINGRGIALASLEKYEEAIVVYDRALNIDEKNDFTWYLRGQSLHALKKYKEATQSFDKALEIDNQYQDAWISKGYSLFLSGKHDEGIEAVGKAIAINDSYVNAWLAQGDLLSVKGRHEGSLAAYEKVITLDAKNADAWRGKSSALVKLRRLDEAIKAADEAIKISPNIPLVQANSWTAKANALYESGKYDEALIAYKKVLEFYPQGETGWSNISELLNRMKKYDEALVAADKAINIEQTISGWNQRANALVGLGRNLDAVAAYDQVLKLKPDYHYAWVGKGNAFSKLGKYQEAIAAYDEALKIKPSDPKLQEQSDKFATWNQKGNALFQLKKYDEALAAYQEAVKIKPNFAEGYSNQGKTLYAQQKFQDALAAYDKALAIKPDDTEAKTKREEISKNLGN; encoded by the coding sequence ATGCACGTACAAAATGAAATCTTAGCAGGGCGGTATCAAATTCTTAAACTTCTTGGCAGTAAAGGATTTACAGAAGCATATTTAGCCCAAGATAAATTCTTACCTGAAAAGCCTTTATGCATAGTTAAACAACTCAAACCACGCTCTTTAGAACCAGAGACTTTAGAAGCTGCGCGCAATCTGTTTGCAACTGAAGCTGAAGTTTTAAATAAACTAGGGAGCCATGACCAAATACCTGGACTGCTAGCTTACTTTGAAAAAAACCAAGAATTCTATCTAATAGAAGAATTTGTAGATGGAGATAATTTAGAAAGCGATTTGGAGCAAAAACAAAAACTGAGTGCAGAAAAAGTTAGTATCTTGCTCCAAGAAGTGTTAGAAGTCTTGAAATTTGTTCATCTAGCAAATGTTATTCATCGTGATATTAAACCATCGAACATCATTCGTCGTCGGCACGACAAAAAAATTGTTTTAATAGGCTTCGGTGCAGTTAAACAAATGTACACCCAAATTGTTACCCCAGAAGGGGTAACAAGCTTCACTATGCCTGTGGGAACTAGAGGTTATATGCCTTACGAACAGCAAGGAGGAAAACCACGTTTCAGCAGCGATATTTACGCCTTAGGAATCACAGCAATTCAGGCTTTAACAGGAGTAAATCCGTCTCAGCTTACAGAAAATTCACAAACAGGAGAAATTGATTGGCGCAGTCAATTTATAAACCCACAAACAGGAGTTTATCAGCAAACTATTAGTGACGGACTAGCAGCAATTATAGACAAAATGGTGAAGTCACATTACAGAGACCGTTATCAAACAGTTGACGAAGTTCTCAACGATTTAAGAAATCAGCCCACATCCGAATTCAGTTCTCATATTTCTGGAAATGATGACTCAAGTTCTAGCGCCAGCTTCATCAAACCCATTAGAAACAAGAAAAATTTACTCATACCTGTTTCTATAGCGATAATACTCGCTACTGCTGGAGTAATTACTTACTTCATCAGTTCCCGAAACAATAGCCAAGTAGCTATTTCTCGACCAACACCACCAGTTATAACAACAACTCCTACCTCAGCAGAACCGACAACTGCTACAGGTTTTGTTGAACGAGGAAATCAGCGATTAGATTCTTTTGAAGCCGCAGCCGCACTTGCTGACTTCGATAAAGCCTTACAACTTCAGCCGAATTCAATAGATGCAAGCAGTGGCAAAAGTACGACTCAAGGTAGACAATTTTTGAATGAAAATAAATTTAATGAAGCTCTTACAGAATTTGAAAAAGCAATTAAAATTCAACAAAATAACTATCGTGCTTGGGTAGGAAAAGGGGACGCTTTATTATCTTTTAGCAAGTATAACGAAGCGCTTTCAGCCTACGATCAAGCAGCAACAATTCAGCCTAAATATATTCCTGCTATTAACGGTCGTGGTATTGCTCTAGCCAGTCTAGAAAAGTATGAAGAAGCAATAGTAGTCTACGATAGAGCATTGAATATTGATGAAAAAAATGACTTCACTTGGTATCTACGCGGTCAGTCTTTACATGCTTTAAAAAAATATAAAGAAGCAACACAATCATTCGATAAAGCACTAGAAATTGACAATCAATATCAAGATGCCTGGATAAGTAAAGGATATAGCCTTTTTTTAAGTGGCAAGCATGACGAAGGAATAGAAGCAGTTGGTAAAGCGATCGCAATTAATGATAGCTATGTTAACGCATGGCTAGCACAAGGCGACTTACTTAGTGTCAAGGGACGTCATGAAGGGTCATTAGCTGCATATGAAAAAGTCATAACTCTTGATGCAAAAAATGCTGATGCTTGGCGGGGAAAATCATCCGCTTTAGTTAAGTTAAGAAGACTAGACGAAGCTATCAAGGCTGCTGATGAAGCAATCAAGATTAGCCCAAATATTCCTTTAGTCCAAGCAAATTCTTGGACAGCGAAAGCCAATGCACTGTATGAATCAGGTAAATATGATGAGGCACTAATCGCTTATAAGAAAGTGCTTGAATTTTATCCTCAAGGAGAGACTGGTTGGTCTAATATCAGCGAACTTTTGAATAGGATGAAAAAATATGACGAAGCACTTGTTGCTGCTGATAAAGCTATAAATATTGAGCAAACAATTAGCGGTTGGAATCAAAGAGCCAATGCTTTAGTAGGTTTAGGAAGAAACTTAGATGCGGTTGCAGCCTATGACCAAGTTTTGAAATTAAAACCAGACTATCACTATGCTTGGGTTGGTAAAGGTAATGCATTTTCTAAATTGGGCAAATATCAAGAAGCGATCGCTGCTTATGACGAAGCTTTGAAAATTAAACCTTCAGATCCAAAACTTCAAGAACAGTCTGATAAATTCGCCACATGGAATCAAAAAGGTAATGCATTATTCCAACTTAAAAAGTATGACGAAGCATTAGCAGCATACCAAGAAGCTGTGAAAATAAAACCTAATTTTGCTGAAGGTTATTCCAACCAAGGTAAGACATTATACGCACAGCAAAAATTTCAAGATGCACTCGCTGCTTACGACAAAGCTTTAGCAATTAAACCAGATGACACTGAAGCAAAAACTAAGCGGGAAGAAATCAGTAAAAATCTGGGCAATTAA
- a CDS encoding helix-turn-helix domain-containing protein codes for MSRPFEIEIAESEEELKKRLQTANLGNQKEKLIMLWWIKSGQVKKQQDIGKRLAKDTSTVTRWIQKYRSGGLDELLKIKKAPGAKPKIPERAIAALEEELKTGKGFSSYGAIVEWLKQEQGLDIEYATVYASVRYRLGAKLKVPRPQSYKQDEKLVSEFKKNSVSSSRP; via the coding sequence ATGAGCCGCCCTTTTGAGATTGAAATAGCAGAGAGCGAAGAAGAACTTAAAAAACGCCTGCAAACAGCTAATTTAGGGAACCAGAAAGAAAAACTTATTATGCTGTGGTGGATAAAAAGCGGGCAGGTCAAGAAGCAGCAAGACATTGGAAAACGCTTGGCGAAAGATACTTCAACGGTAACAAGGTGGATACAAAAGTATAGATCGGGTGGGCTAGATGAATTATTGAAAATAAAAAAAGCTCCAGGAGCAAAACCCAAAATTCCTGAACGAGCGATCGCAGCACTTGAGGAGGAGTTAAAAACAGGAAAAGGCTTTAGTAGCTATGGTGCAATAGTGGAGTGGTTAAAGCAAGAGCAAGGGCTGGATATTGAGTACGCAACGGTTTATGCATCGGTTCGATATCGATTAGGGGCAAAACTAAAAGTCCCACGTCCTCAAAGCTATAAGCAGGATGAAAAGTTAGTATCTGAGTTTAAAAAAAACTCGGTATCATCCTCAAGACCCTAG
- a CDS encoding photosystem II manganese-stabilizing polypeptide, translating into MRYRALIVAFLALCLGLITACSDGSSSSGRDVLTYEQIRGTGLANKCPQLAETRRGSIPIDASQSYSIKELCLEPTQFFVKEEPANKRQEAEFVAGKLLTRYTSTIDQVQGDLKINQDNSLTFVEQDGLDFQAITVQLPGGERVPFLFTIKNLVAQSQPGLSSVSTSTDFEGTFKVPSYRGAAFLDPKGRGVVSGYDNAVALPAQADDDELTRTNVKRTDILSGKISLQVAKIDSGSGEIAGTFESEQPSDTDLGAGEPKEVKIRGLFYGRVESNRA; encoded by the coding sequence ATGAGGTATCGCGCTTTAATTGTTGCATTCTTGGCTTTGTGCCTGGGACTCATTACCGCTTGTAGCGACGGCTCATCTTCCAGTGGCAGAGATGTACTGACCTATGAACAAATTCGCGGTACGGGGTTGGCTAATAAATGCCCCCAACTGGCAGAAACAAGACGTGGTTCAATTCCCATCGATGCTAGCCAGTCCTACTCGATCAAAGAACTTTGCTTAGAACCAACCCAATTCTTCGTCAAAGAAGAACCCGCTAACAAACGCCAAGAAGCAGAATTTGTGGCTGGTAAATTGTTGACTAGATACACTTCCACCATTGACCAAGTGCAAGGTGATCTGAAAATCAACCAAGATAATAGCCTGACTTTTGTCGAACAAGACGGTCTTGACTTCCAAGCCATCACTGTACAGCTACCCGGTGGAGAAAGAGTACCATTCCTCTTCACCATCAAAAACTTGGTTGCTCAATCACAACCTGGTTTATCCAGTGTGAGCACTTCCACAGACTTTGAAGGCACTTTCAAGGTACCTTCTTATCGTGGTGCTGCTTTCCTAGATCCTAAAGGTCGTGGTGTTGTCAGTGGCTATGACAACGCTGTCGCTCTCCCCGCCCAAGCCGATGATGATGAACTGACCCGGACTAACGTCAAACGTACAGATATTCTCAGCGGCAAAATTTCTCTGCAAGTAGCCAAAATAGATAGTGGTAGTGGTGAAATTGCTGGCACTTTCGAGAGTGAACAGCCATCTGACACCGATTTAGGTGCTGGTGAACCTAAAGAAGTCAAGATCCGCGGTCTATTCTACGGCAGAGTTGAGTCAAATCGCGCCTAA
- a CDS encoding protein kinase domain-containing protein: MNATITKGIILQGRYEIQDFIGRGGFGETYLAIDKLKMNSCCVIKRLKPKHTDPDTLTAARKLFKREAQFLYELGNHKQIPHLLADFEENGDFYLAQEFIAGEDFKKELETVQTLNETQIISFLDDVLNILKFVHQHHVIHRDIKPSNLIRRRHDGKFVLIDFGSVKQITAQETLEGRRNSLKSLVYKMGSVL; this comes from the coding sequence ATGAATGCAACAATTACCAAAGGAATCATCTTACAGGGACGCTATGAAATCCAAGATTTTATAGGTAGAGGAGGATTTGGAGAAACTTATCTCGCAATAGATAAATTAAAAATGAACTCTTGCTGCGTTATCAAACGACTTAAACCTAAACATACCGATCCTGATACATTAACAGCAGCCAGAAAGTTATTTAAACGCGAGGCGCAGTTTTTATATGAATTAGGCAACCACAAACAAATACCTCATTTATTAGCAGACTTTGAGGAAAATGGAGATTTTTATTTAGCTCAAGAATTTATTGCAGGCGAAGATTTTAAAAAAGAACTGGAAACAGTCCAAACTCTCAATGAAACGCAGATAATTTCATTTCTTGATGATGTATTAAATATTTTAAAATTTGTGCACCAACATCATGTAATTCACCGCGATATTAAACCTTCAAATTTAATCCGTCGCCGTCATGATGGCAAATTTGTCCTTATTGATTTTGGTTCCGTTAAACAAATTACTGCTCAAGAAACCCTGGAGGGGAGACGAAACAGCCTAAAAAGCTTGGTGTATAAGATGGGTAGCGTTTTGTGA
- a CDS encoding cell division protein FtsQ/DivIB has product MAGIISVSRTDLAQRRKNLRRQRQMKIIQAMWRTFAISGFAGGLLWLAIQPMWVLNAPRQIVMKSGNQVLSEETIESLLVLAYPQSLWRIQPSLIADSLQKQPTIAQASVSRRLFPPGLIIDIKERIPVAIAQTRNQKTTDIHNQAVSVGLLDATGVWIPLEKYTSLNPTSNLPTLKVVGSPEQYRPFWTQLYQAVSQSSVKINEIDCQNPTNLILKTEIGKVYLGSPSPQLSEQIQLLAQMRQLPAKLNPSRIEYIDLKNIDNPLVQVNQKNPKASSGKF; this is encoded by the coding sequence ATGGCCGGCATAATATCAGTTTCTCGCACGGATTTAGCCCAGCGACGTAAGAACTTACGACGACAGCGGCAGATGAAAATTATTCAGGCTATGTGGCGAACCTTTGCTATTAGCGGCTTTGCGGGTGGTTTGCTATGGTTGGCAATTCAGCCCATGTGGGTGTTAAATGCGCCCAGACAAATTGTGATGAAATCGGGAAATCAAGTGTTGTCAGAGGAGACGATTGAGTCGTTGCTGGTGCTAGCTTATCCTCAGTCTTTGTGGCGGATTCAACCGTCTTTGATTGCTGACTCCTTACAAAAGCAACCAACGATCGCCCAAGCGAGCGTCAGTCGGCGTCTGTTTCCCCCTGGATTAATCATTGATATCAAAGAACGAATACCTGTAGCGATCGCGCAAACGCGCAATCAAAAAACAACTGATATTCATAATCAAGCAGTATCTGTGGGTTTACTAGACGCCACTGGGGTTTGGATACCGTTAGAAAAATACACATCTCTTAATCCCACCAGCAATTTACCCACTCTCAAAGTGGTAGGTTCGCCAGAACAATACCGCCCCTTCTGGACACAACTTTATCAAGCTGTTAGCCAAAGTTCAGTGAAAATTAACGAAATTGATTGCCAAAATCCCACAAATTTAATTTTGAAAACAGAAATAGGCAAAGTATATCTAGGATCTCCCAGCCCTCAATTATCTGAACAAATTCAGCTACTGGCTCAAATGCGCCAATTACCAGCTAAACTCAATCCCAGTCGCATAGAGTATATTGATCTCAAAAACATTGACAATCCATTAGTACAAGTGAACCAAAAAAATCCCAAGGCTAGCTCAGGAAAATTTTAA
- a CDS encoding P-loop NTPase fold protein — protein sequence MRTTFNLSRFYKACNPSYTLNMSDVLDRQYYIDFADVRGCKIVEELQRTISRISPDEPTCQLFTGHIGCGKSTELQRLKAELEVAGFHVVYFESSQDLDMADIDVSDILLSVARQVSVSLEGIGIKLKPGYFSNLFKDIGDFLQTPIEISGQAELSLGIAKITAKTKDSAQTRNQLRQYLEPRTNSILQAINEEILEKAIEQLKQRGQKGLVVIVDNLDRVDMRPVASGRTQPEYLFIDRGEQLRRLKCHLVYTIPLALIFSNEYETLKNRLGGGIAPKLLPMVLVRQRDGSDYEPGMSLLRQLVLARAFPEVTWNNRPSLITELFDEPETLDRICRVSGGHIRNLLGLLYSCLQRQDPPFSRDCLEAVIKDYRDDLLLAIDECQWELLFEVVQQQNVKGESDYQSLLRSMYLFEYRDLQGRWFGISPALAETEKVLTWQQNK from the coding sequence ATGAGAACCACTTTCAATCTGTCGCGTTTTTATAAAGCATGTAATCCTAGCTACACACTCAATATGAGTGATGTCCTAGATCGGCAGTACTACATAGATTTTGCTGATGTGCGTGGCTGCAAAATTGTGGAGGAATTACAACGCACTATCAGCCGCATCTCGCCAGACGAACCAACTTGCCAATTATTTACTGGTCATATTGGCTGTGGTAAATCCACAGAATTACAGCGTTTGAAAGCAGAACTGGAGGTAGCCGGATTTCATGTAGTTTATTTTGAATCTAGCCAAGATTTAGACATGGCAGATATTGACGTCAGCGATATTTTGTTGAGCGTAGCCCGTCAAGTGAGTGTGAGTTTAGAAGGAATTGGCATTAAACTCAAACCGGGTTACTTTAGCAATTTATTCAAAGATATAGGAGATTTTTTGCAAACTCCCATCGAAATTTCTGGACAAGCAGAATTGTCTTTAGGTATTGCTAAAATTACCGCTAAAACTAAAGATAGTGCCCAAACTCGCAATCAATTAAGACAGTATCTGGAGCCACGAACCAATAGCATTCTACAAGCGATTAACGAAGAAATTTTAGAAAAAGCAATTGAACAGCTAAAACAGCGGGGTCAAAAAGGACTAGTAGTGATTGTTGATAATTTAGATCGAGTTGATATGCGTCCCGTCGCTTCTGGACGCACTCAACCAGAGTATCTTTTTATCGATAGAGGCGAACAGTTACGCCGCCTTAAATGCCACTTAGTTTATACAATTCCCCTGGCATTAATTTTTTCTAATGAATACGAAACACTCAAAAATCGCCTAGGGGGAGGTATCGCACCGAAATTATTACCAATGGTATTAGTGCGGCAAAGAGACGGCAGCGATTATGAACCAGGGATGTCATTATTGCGTCAATTAGTGTTAGCCAGAGCGTTTCCAGAAGTTACTTGGAATAATAGACCATCGCTGATTACAGAATTATTTGATGAACCCGAAACTCTAGATCGCATATGTCGGGTAAGTGGTGGACATATTCGTAACTTGCTAGGTTTACTTTATAGCTGCTTGCAGCGGCAAGATCCACCATTCTCTAGAGACTGTTTAGAAGCAGTAATTAAAGATTATCGTGATGATTTGCTTCTAGCTATTGATGAATGCCAATGGGAATTACTATTTGAAGTAGTGCAGCAGCAAAATGTCAAAGGTGAATCTGATTACCAGAGCTTATTGCGAAGTATGTATTTATTTGAATACCGCGATTTGCAGGGGCGGTGGTTTGGCATCAGTCCAGCTTTAGCAGAAACCGAAAAAGTCTTGACATGGCAGCAAAATAAATAG
- a CDS encoding IS630 family transposase encodes MCQDETRVGLKTLTGKVITASGVKPTVPVKWQRENFWIYGAIEPFTGQHFQQEYPKLNGDYFQQFLNWLSGQLGEDYAILQIDQAPAHVGGAINWPENIIPLLQPPHSPELNPIERLWQYLKKSLHNELFSSLQDLRTRIQQLFAQLTFEQVMSISSYNFILEALFYAASY; translated from the coding sequence CTGTGTCAAGACGAAACTAGGGTGGGGTTAAAAACTTTAACGGGAAAAGTGATTACGGCTTCTGGAGTCAAACCAACTGTACCCGTGAAATGGCAAAGGGAAAACTTTTGGATTTATGGTGCAATTGAACCATTCACAGGACAACATTTCCAGCAAGAATACCCCAAGCTCAATGGTGACTATTTTCAACAGTTTTTAAACTGGTTATCTGGGCAATTAGGTGAAGATTATGCAATTTTACAAATAGACCAAGCTCCTGCTCATGTCGGTGGTGCAATTAATTGGCCTGAAAATATTATCCCCCTACTTCAACCACCTCACTCTCCAGAATTGAATCCTATTGAAAGGCTTTGGCAGTATCTCAAAAAATCACTTCATAATGAACTTTTTTCTTCTTTGCAAGACTTACGTACTCGCATACAACAATTGTTTGCCCAACTAACATTTGAGCAGGTAATGTCTATCTCCTCTTATAACTTTATTTTAGAAGCTCTTTTCTATGCAGCTTCATATTAA